A genomic segment from Rickettsia endosymbiont of Lasioglossum villosulum encodes:
- a CDS encoding transposase — protein sequence MKSIAHHWMQQGREEEKAIMLKKMQEEKVMMAKEMMKEGFSLESVIKITKLSKEDLEK from the coding sequence ATGAAAAGTATAGCTCATCATTGGATGCAACAAGGTAGAGAAGAAGAAAAAGCTATTATGCTAAAGAAAATGCAAGAAGAAAAAGTTATGATGGCAAAGGAAATGATGAAAGAAGGGTTTTCTTTAGAGTCTGTTATAAAAATTACAAAATTGTCTAAAGAAGATTTAGAAAAATAA
- a CDS encoding Rpn family recombination-promoting nuclease/putative transposase gives MSKKPKHDEIIRSAFENPLVSKEFFEMHLPPHIQNLISFEKLKMEKDSFVDKRLKKSIVDILFSAKFGDRKGYLYLLLEHQSSPNHNMALRLFRYMFKIAEYHKKSTKSKKFPFIYPLIFYNGVQKYNAPRNLWELFENSELVKSTWSGDYQLINVHDIPDEKLKEKAWSGILQFFMKHIHERDLLKRWEEVADLLPKFAKIDIGIEHIELILCYTLTRIKQDDIIEVEKLLKSKLNPKKRENVMKSIAHHWMQQGREEEKAIMLKKMQEEKVMMAKEMMKEGFSLESVIKITKLSKEDLEK, from the coding sequence GTGTCTAAAAAGCCTAAACACGACGAAATTATAAGAAGTGCGTTTGAAAACCCTTTAGTTTCTAAAGAGTTTTTTGAGATGCATTTACCTCCCCATATACAAAATTTGATTTCCTTTGAAAAGCTGAAAATGGAAAAAGACAGTTTTGTAGATAAAAGACTCAAAAAATCTATAGTAGATATTTTATTTTCTGCTAAGTTTGGAGATAGAAAAGGTTACTTATATCTGCTCTTAGAGCATCAAAGCTCGCCTAATCATAATATGGCTTTGAGGTTATTTCGGTATATGTTTAAAATTGCCGAATATCATAAAAAATCAACAAAAAGCAAAAAATTTCCTTTCATATATCCATTAATATTTTATAACGGTGTACAAAAATATAATGCTCCACGAAATCTATGGGAATTATTTGAGAATAGTGAACTTGTAAAATCTACATGGAGCGGTGATTATCAATTAATCAATGTACATGATATTCCGGACGAAAAATTGAAAGAAAAAGCATGGTCTGGGATTTTGCAATTTTTTATGAAGCATATTCATGAACGTGATTTATTAAAAAGGTGGGAAGAAGTAGCTGATCTTTTGCCTAAATTTGCTAAAATAGATATTGGTATTGAGCATATAGAACTAATTTTATGCTACACTTTGACCAGAATTAAACAAGATGATATAATAGAAGTAGAAAAACTACTTAAATCAAAATTAAATCCTAAAAAAAGAGAAAACGTTATGAAAAGTATAGCTCATCATTGGATGCAACAAGGTAGAGAAGAAGAAAAAGCTATTATGCTAAAGAAAATGCAAGAAGAAAAAGTTATGATGGCAAAGGAAATGATGAAAGAAGGGTTTTCTTTAGAGTCTGTTATAAAAATTACAAAATTGTCTAAAGAAGATTTAGAAAAATAA